A window of the Janthinobacterium agaricidamnosum NBRC 102515 = DSM 9628 genome harbors these coding sequences:
- a CDS encoding BMP family ABC transporter substrate-binding protein: MFKKMLRSALAGAVLLPVAAWSVAAAPAAAPLNIGFVYVSPIGDAGWTFQHDIARKEVQKALGAKVTTRFVENVPESADAERVIRDLAQQGSKLIVTTSFGYMNPTLKVAKQFPDVKFIHLTGYKTAPNVATANARFYEARYLAGVLAGKMSKTHVAGYVAAFPIPEVLQGVNAFTRGMRSVDPKAEVKVVWVNSWFDPGKERDAAITLFGQGADVVTNHTNSTAVVQAAEEKGKYAIAYHSDMKQYGPKAQLAAVTHNWGAYYTRQAQAVLDGSWKTGSTWGGIKDGLVRLEDISAGVPADVKALVLAREKEIVAGTLSPFAAPIRDNDGKIRLDKGVLGDDGLNKMDYFVEGVSGKVSGK; the protein is encoded by the coding sequence ATGTTTAAAAAAATGCTGCGTTCGGCCTTGGCCGGCGCTGTGCTGCTGCCTGTCGCCGCATGGTCAGTTGCCGCCGCGCCCGCTGCTGCGCCGTTGAACATCGGCTTTGTGTATGTCAGCCCGATCGGCGACGCCGGCTGGACTTTCCAGCACGATATCGCGCGCAAGGAAGTGCAAAAGGCGCTGGGCGCCAAAGTCACGACCAGATTTGTTGAAAACGTGCCGGAAAGCGCGGACGCCGAGCGTGTCATCCGCGACCTGGCGCAGCAGGGCAGCAAGCTGATCGTCACCACGTCTTTCGGTTATATGAACCCGACGCTGAAAGTGGCGAAGCAGTTCCCGGACGTAAAATTCATTCATTTGACCGGTTATAAAACCGCGCCCAACGTGGCCACCGCGAATGCCCGTTTTTACGAAGCGCGTTATCTGGCGGGCGTGTTGGCCGGCAAGATGAGCAAGACTCATGTGGCCGGTTATGTGGCCGCCTTCCCGATCCCGGAAGTGTTGCAGGGCGTGAATGCGTTTACGCGCGGCATGCGCAGCGTCGATCCGAAGGCGGAAGTAAAAGTGGTGTGGGTGAATAGCTGGTTCGATCCGGGCAAGGAGCGCGACGCCGCCATCACGCTGTTCGGCCAGGGCGCCGACGTGGTCACCAACCACACCAATTCGACCGCGGTGGTGCAAGCGGCCGAAGAAAAAGGCAAGTACGCGATCGCCTACCATTCGGACATGAAGCAATACGGACCGAAGGCGCAACTGGCCGCCGTGACCCACAACTGGGGTGCCTATTACACCCGGCAAGCGCAGGCGGTACTGGACGGCAGCTGGAAAACCGGCAGTACCTGGGGCGGCATCAAGGATGGCTTGGTCAGGCTGGAAGACATCAGCGCCGGCGTGCCGGCCGATGTCAAGGCGCTGGTACTGGCCCGGGAAAAGGAGATCGTGGCCGGCACCCTGTCGCCGTTCGCCGCGCCGATCAGGGATAACGACGGCAAGATCCGCCTCGACAAGGGCGTATTGGGCGACGATGGCTTGAACAAGATGGATTATTTCGTCGAAGGCGTATCGGGCAAGGTCTCCGGCAAATAA
- a CDS encoding GlxA family transcriptional regulator, producing the protein MQRIGFIATQNFQFMSFAALSVFEFANLVTGQPAYEIRVMSEHGGTMRSSMGVTIDTESLQNAGFDTLIIGGAVGAPPSSAALLDFLRASMPTVRRMASMCSGALVLADAGLLDGRRVTTHWYAARDLQKKFPHVTVEEDRIFIHDGPVWTSAGMSAGIDLALGMVEKDLGADVARLVAKNLVLHHRRAGGQSQHSVLLELSPRSDRIQSALQYAESHLGNALSVEELATQACLSPRQFSRAFRAETGQSPAKAIENLRLEAARLMIEQGSLGIDAVARETGFADPERMRRAFLRAFGQPPQVLRRNARIAAPA; encoded by the coding sequence ATGCAGCGCATAGGATTCATCGCCACGCAGAATTTCCAGTTCATGAGCTTTGCCGCGCTGTCGGTGTTCGAGTTCGCCAACCTGGTCACCGGCCAGCCGGCCTACGAGATCCGCGTGATGTCGGAGCATGGCGGGACAATGCGCAGTTCGATGGGCGTGACGATCGATACCGAGTCGCTGCAAAACGCCGGCTTCGATACGCTGATCATCGGCGGCGCGGTCGGTGCGCCGCCCAGCAGCGCGGCGCTGCTCGACTTCCTGCGCGCGTCGATGCCGACCGTGCGGCGCATGGCGTCGATGTGCAGCGGCGCGCTGGTGCTGGCCGACGCCGGCCTGCTCGATGGCCGCCGCGTCACCACCCATTGGTATGCGGCGCGCGACCTGCAAAAAAAGTTTCCCCATGTGACGGTCGAAGAAGACCGCATCTTCATCCACGATGGACCGGTGTGGACCTCGGCCGGCATGAGCGCCGGCATCGACCTGGCGCTGGGCATGGTGGAAAAGGACCTGGGCGCCGATGTCGCGCGGCTGGTGGCGAAAAACCTGGTGCTGCATCACCGCCGCGCGGGCGGCCAGTCGCAGCATTCCGTGCTGCTCGAACTGAGCCCCAGGTCGGACCGGATTCAAAGCGCCTTGCAATATGCCGAAAGTCATCTGGGCAATGCGCTGTCGGTCGAGGAACTGGCCACCCAGGCCTGCCTGAGTCCGCGCCAGTTCAGCCGGGCGTTCCGCGCCGAGACCGGCCAGTCGCCAGCCAAGGCGATCGAAAACCTGCGCCTGGAAGCGGCCAGGCTGATGATCGAACAAGGCAGTCTCGGGATCGACGCGGTGGCGCGCGAAACCGGCTTCGCCGATCCGGAACGGATGCGGCGCGCCTTCCTGCGCGCCTTCGGGCAACCGCCGCAAGTGCTGCGGCGCAATGCCCGGATTGCCGCACCAGCCTGA
- the galT gene encoding galactose-1-phosphate uridylyltransferase has protein sequence MVIMHCKELVKPDGRQLTLYSRHAIGPVDFVPTPFAQPQGANPHVRWHPLRGEWVAYAAYRQDRTYLPSSLQTSQYNPLAVTSDPARPTELPAGEYDVAVFDNRFPALAQDAHDPPAVTVPTAPASGHCEVVVYSRDSAAFLGGLDLDHINLLLQVWAARTTRLAARGGIAYVLPFENRGAEVGVTLHHPHGQIYAYPLVPPIPLRMLEQERAFYDKHGVALLPDLAQREVGYGERLLYLGPHALAFVPPCARYPYEVWVMPLRPVDSLAALSLEQRLDLARALKTVLLKYEGLWQRPFPYLMAWFQAPTDGQPHPETQLHAEFYPPYRSRERLKYLAGTELAAGMFVMDALPEQTAQELRQVAVELEAP, from the coding sequence ATGGTGATTATGCATTGCAAGGAACTCGTCAAGCCGGATGGCCGCCAGCTGACCTTGTACAGCCGCCATGCGATCGGCCCGGTCGATTTTGTGCCGACCCCGTTCGCCCAGCCGCAAGGAGCGAATCCCCATGTGCGCTGGCATCCGCTGCGCGGCGAATGGGTGGCTTATGCTGCCTACCGGCAAGACCGCACGTATTTGCCGTCGTCATTGCAAACTTCGCAATACAATCCGCTGGCCGTCACCAGCGACCCGGCGCGGCCGACCGAGTTGCCGGCAGGCGAATACGACGTCGCCGTGTTCGACAACCGCTTTCCCGCGCTGGCTCAGGACGCCCACGATCCGCCCGCCGTGACGGTGCCGACGGCGCCGGCGTCCGGCCATTGCGAAGTGGTGGTGTACAGCCGCGACAGCGCCGCCTTCCTGGGCGGGCTGGATCTGGATCACATCAATTTGCTGCTGCAAGTATGGGCGGCGCGCACGACGCGGCTGGCGGCGCGCGGTGGCATCGCTTATGTGTTGCCGTTTGAAAATCGCGGCGCCGAAGTCGGCGTCACGCTGCATCATCCGCATGGCCAGATTTACGCCTATCCGCTGGTGCCGCCGATACCGCTGCGCATGCTGGAACAGGAGCGGGCTTTTTATGACAAGCATGGGGTGGCCTTGCTGCCCGATCTGGCGCAGCGCGAAGTCGGCTACGGCGAACGCCTGCTGTACCTGGGGCCGCACGCGCTGGCGTTCGTGCCGCCATGCGCGCGTTACCCGTATGAAGTGTGGGTCATGCCGCTGCGTCCGGTCGACAGTTTGGCCGCGCTGTCGCTGGAGCAGCGGCTGGACCTGGCGCGCGCGCTGAAAACCGTGCTGCTGAAATATGAAGGGCTGTGGCAACGTCCGTTTCCTTATCTGATGGCGTGGTTCCAGGCGCCGACCGATGGCCAGCCGCATCCGGAAACCCAGCTGCATGCCGAGTTTTATCCGCCATACCGCAGCCGCGAGCGCCTGAAATACCTGGCCGGGACAGAGTTGGCGGCAGGCATGTTTGTGATGGATGCATTGCCGGAACAGACGGCGCAAGAATTGCGGCAAGTCGCAGTGGAACTGGAGGCGCCATGA
- a CDS encoding LLM class flavin-dependent oxidoreductase: MIPFSILDLAPIAEGGNAATSFRNTLDLAQHGERWGYNRYWLAEHHGMPGIASAATSVVMAHVAAGTSTIRVGAGGVMLPNHSPLVIAEQFGTLEALYPGRIDLGLGRAPGSDQSTARALRRNLESDAEQFPQDVLELMDYMSDEPRQRVLAVPGNGAKVPVWILGSSMFGAQLAAHLGLPYAFASHFAPQVMMQAVAFYRDNFKPSAQLAKPHVMLGFNVFAADTDAEAQLRATSMQQAFVNLRTGRPSKLPPPVPGYLERLGPQERAMIDSVLSCSAIGSPATVKEKLSAFIATTGADELMITSQIFEHQHRLRSYEITAQIHQEMSLV; this comes from the coding sequence ATGATTCCATTTTCCATACTCGACCTCGCTCCGATTGCCGAAGGCGGCAATGCGGCCACCTCGTTCCGCAACACGCTCGATCTCGCGCAACACGGCGAGCGCTGGGGCTACAACCGCTACTGGCTGGCGGAACACCACGGCATGCCCGGCATCGCCAGCGCCGCCACGTCGGTGGTGATGGCCCATGTCGCGGCCGGCACCAGCACGATACGGGTCGGCGCCGGCGGCGTGATGCTGCCGAACCACTCGCCGCTGGTAATCGCCGAACAGTTCGGCACGCTGGAAGCGCTGTATCCCGGCCGCATCGACCTGGGCCTGGGCCGCGCGCCCGGTTCCGACCAGAGCACCGCGCGCGCGCTGCGCCGCAACCTGGAATCGGACGCCGAGCAGTTTCCGCAAGACGTGCTGGAATTGATGGACTATATGTCCGACGAGCCGCGCCAGCGCGTGCTGGCCGTGCCCGGCAACGGCGCCAAGGTGCCGGTCTGGATACTCGGGTCGAGCATGTTCGGCGCGCAGCTGGCGGCCCATCTCGGCTTGCCGTACGCGTTCGCGTCGCATTTCGCGCCGCAAGTGATGATGCAGGCAGTGGCGTTCTACCGCGACAATTTCAAGCCGTCGGCACAATTGGCCAAGCCGCATGTGATGCTCGGTTTTAATGTGTTTGCCGCCGATACCGATGCCGAAGCGCAATTGCGCGCGACCTCGATGCAACAGGCTTTCGTCAACCTGCGCACCGGCCGGCCGTCGAAACTGCCGCCGCCGGTACCCGGCTACCTGGAACGGCTGGGGCCGCAGGAACGTGCGATGATCGATTCGGTGCTGTCGTGCTCGGCAATCGGCTCGCCAGCGACCGTCAAGGAAAAATTAAGCGCCTTCATCGCGACCACCGGCGCCGACGAGCTGATGATCACCTCGCAAATTTTCGAGCATCAGCACCGCCTGCGCTCGTATGAAATCACCGCGCAAATCCATCAGGAAATGTCGCTGGTTTAA
- a CDS encoding type 1 glutamine amidotransferase domain-containing protein, which produces MARFTPLKTTTVRTLARLGMALAVAAAFAGAAAPASAADKGKVLIVMSSAHQLELKDGKKYNTGYYLDELALPLRKLLDAGYTPVFASPNGTAPSYDQVSHDKMFFEGSEEKLAAAVKLVNSEQGPLHPKKLSAVLAEGTKNYVGIFIPGGHAPMQDLSQDKDLGKILLTFHDTQRPTGIICHGPTALLSTLSDPVAFRQALIAGDIQSTGKLAAGWPYAGYHLTVFSSAEEKFIEGPKGQLGGFVQFHAADALAEAGAHVERVAAFHPNVVEDREVVSGEQPMSSDVFGDAFVAKLNRYKVR; this is translated from the coding sequence ATGGCACGTTTTACACCACTGAAAACCACCACCGTCCGCACGCTGGCCCGCCTCGGCATGGCGCTGGCCGTCGCTGCGGCCTTTGCCGGCGCCGCCGCGCCTGCATCCGCCGCCGACAAGGGCAAGGTGCTGATCGTCATGTCCAGCGCCCATCAGCTCGAATTGAAGGATGGCAAGAAATACAATACGGGTTATTATCTGGACGAATTGGCGCTGCCGCTGCGCAAATTGCTCGATGCCGGCTACACGCCAGTGTTTGCCAGTCCGAACGGTACCGCGCCGTCGTATGACCAAGTTTCCCACGATAAAATGTTCTTCGAGGGTAGCGAGGAAAAACTGGCCGCCGCCGTCAAGCTGGTCAACAGCGAGCAGGGACCGCTGCATCCGAAAAAACTGTCGGCCGTGCTAGCCGAAGGCACCAAGAATTACGTCGGCATTTTTATCCCTGGCGGCCATGCACCGATGCAAGATCTGTCGCAAGACAAGGATCTCGGCAAGATCCTGCTGACCTTCCATGACACCCAGCGCCCGACCGGCATCATTTGCCACGGCCCGACCGCGCTGCTGTCGACGCTGAGCGATCCGGTCGCGTTCCGCCAGGCCCTGATCGCCGGCGACATCCAGAGCACCGGCAAGCTTGCGGCCGGCTGGCCTTACGCCGGTTACCACCTGACGGTGTTTTCATCGGCCGAAGAGAAATTCATCGAAGGACCGAAGGGGCAACTGGGCGGCTTTGTGCAATTCCACGCGGCCGATGCGCTGGCCGAGGCGGGCGCCCACGTCGAGCGGGTCGCGGCGTTTCATCCGAACGTGGTGGAAGACCGTGAAGTGGTCAGCGGCGAACAGCCGATGTCATCCGATGTGTTCGGCGATGCCTTTGTCGCCAAGCTGAATCGCTACAAGGTGCGCTGA
- a CDS encoding HDOD domain-containing protein translates to MERLEVFKIIALQAGRGELSFPANVKATLQLQQALDDPDCHIEAAARMVMAEPLLSARTVALANSAAYNRAGNDIANVRAAVMRLGFRTLKSMVASVIVRQLGNQATDPALRAKSARLWEHTAHVAALSQVLARRVTNVDVETAMFAAIVHEVGGFYLLSRAEEFPGLLDDNTEDWIEYGEKLIGRGVLRQLGVPDQVLQAVEGMWHGGGPFPPRTLGATLLLANDLAPVASPLHPPESARARQAAAMIDFGIGGSTLHTILDDSAEEIESLAAALLV, encoded by the coding sequence ATGGAACGATTGGAAGTTTTCAAGATCATTGCGCTGCAAGCTGGTCGTGGCGAGCTGAGCTTTCCAGCCAACGTCAAGGCGACCTTGCAGTTGCAGCAAGCGCTGGACGATCCTGATTGCCATATCGAAGCGGCGGCGCGCATGGTGATGGCCGAACCGCTGCTGTCGGCGCGTACCGTGGCCCTGGCCAATTCGGCCGCCTACAATCGTGCCGGCAATGACATCGCGAATGTGCGGGCGGCCGTGATGCGGCTCGGTTTCCGCACCTTGAAATCGATGGTGGCGTCGGTGATCGTGCGCCAGCTGGGCAACCAGGCCACCGATCCGGCGCTGCGCGCCAAGTCCGCCAGATTGTGGGAACACACGGCACACGTCGCGGCGCTGTCGCAAGTACTGGCGCGCAGGGTCACCAATGTCGATGTCGAGACCGCCATGTTCGCCGCCATCGTGCATGAGGTCGGCGGCTTTTATCTGCTGTCGCGCGCCGAGGAATTTCCGGGCTTGCTGGACGACAATACCGAAGACTGGATCGAATACGGCGAAAAGCTGATCGGCCGCGGCGTGCTGCGCCAACTGGGCGTGCCGGACCAGGTCTTACAGGCGGTCGAAGGCATGTGGCATGGCGGCGGTCCGTTTCCTCCACGCACGCTGGGCGCCACCTTGCTGCTGGCGAATGACCTGGCGCCGGTGGCGTCGCCGTTGCATCCGCCGGAAAGCGCGCGTGCGCGGCAAGCCGCCGCGATGATCGATTTCGGCATCGGCGGCAGCACCTTGCACACCATCCTCGACGATTCGGCCGAAGAGATCGAATCGCTGGCGGCCGCCCTGCTGGTGTAG
- a CDS encoding MFS transporter, with product MKSASPNVDGSALLTSTRILLFALSAGVLVASLYYVQPLTSLLAASFGVGVTQAGYLVTATQIGYVLGIVFLVPLSDVLNRRKLLTWMLVAKICALILAATSQNIIVFSIASILMGITASALMVVTAMVASYAPDHSRGRMVGTVMTGLLLGILLARTVSGVVAQVSGSWRAVYLLAAVVVAALLAILRNILPDEAPRGKLQYAKLMASLAGIIRQEPLLRQRALFAGLGLGTFSVFWTGLTFLLSGAPYHYSEMQIGFFGLVGATGAFAANTAGRMADRGYARQATWLLALASLASWAFIAFGAVSLLMLLVGVVLLDVGVMGLQVTHQSIIYKLAPEARARVTTVFIAAGFIGASAGSALASASYAAGGWLALCLVGAAMPLLMVIVWSKYRLRQRGL from the coding sequence ATGAAATCCGCCTCGCCCAACGTCGATGGCAGCGCCCTGCTGACCTCCACCCGCATCCTGTTATTTGCCCTGTCCGCCGGCGTGCTGGTGGCCAGTTTGTATTATGTGCAGCCACTCACTTCCTTGCTGGCGGCGTCGTTCGGCGTCGGCGTGACGCAGGCCGGTTACCTGGTCACCGCGACCCAGATCGGCTATGTGCTGGGGATTGTGTTCCTGGTGCCGCTGAGCGACGTGCTGAACCGCCGCAAATTACTGACCTGGATGCTGGTTGCCAAGATTTGCGCGCTGATACTGGCCGCGACCAGCCAGAACATCATCGTGTTTTCGATCGCCAGCATCTTGATGGGCATCACCGCCAGCGCGCTGATGGTGGTCACCGCGATGGTTGCCTCGTACGCGCCGGATCACAGCCGCGGCCGCATGGTCGGCACCGTGATGACCGGCTTATTGCTGGGTATCTTGCTGGCGCGCACAGTGTCCGGCGTGGTGGCGCAAGTGAGCGGCAGCTGGCGCGCCGTGTATCTGCTGGCCGCCGTGGTGGTGGCCGCCTTGCTGGCGATACTGCGCAATATCCTGCCCGATGAAGCGCCGCGCGGCAAGCTGCAATACGCCAAATTGATGGCCTCGCTGGCCGGCATCATCCGCCAGGAACCGCTGCTGCGCCAGCGCGCGCTGTTTGCCGGCCTGGGCCTGGGCACCTTCAGCGTGTTCTGGACCGGCCTGACCTTTTTGCTCAGCGGCGCGCCGTACCACTACAGCGAAATGCAGATCGGCTTCTTCGGCCTGGTCGGCGCCACCGGCGCATTCGCCGCCAACACCGCCGGCCGCATGGCCGACCGGGGTTATGCACGCCAGGCCACCTGGCTGCTGGCGCTGGCGTCGCTGGCCTCGTGGGCCTTTATCGCATTTGGCGCGGTATCGCTGCTGATGTTGCTGGTCGGCGTGGTCTTGCTCGACGTCGGCGTGATGGGCTTGCAAGTGACGCACCAGTCGATCATCTACAAACTGGCGCCGGAGGCGCGCGCCCGCGTCACCACCGTGTTCATCGCGGCCGGCTTCATCGGCGCCTCGGCCGGTTCGGCGCTGGCCAGCGCCAGCTACGCGGCCGGCGGCTGGCTGGCGCTGTGCCTGGTCGGCGCGGCAATGCCGCTGCTGATGGTCATCGTGTGGAGCAAATACCGCCTGCGGCAGCGCGGCTTGTAA